One Microbacterium trichothecenolyticum DNA window includes the following coding sequences:
- a CDS encoding nucleotide exchange factor GrpE: MVDKDDEQPTGSGAGPDETGPEENTSGPVPSGGQPDAEEFTIDDILGADQTPEAAAEGAGSDKEASLLIDLKRLQAEYANYRRRTEEQREREIERAKGEAVKGLLPVMDDLDRAAKHGDLVEGSPLAAIGDKVRAVAERLGVVSYGAVGDVFDPQQHEAIFQAPTPGVTETTILEVVEVGYRLGSVELRPAKVVVAVPAE; encoded by the coding sequence ATGGTTGACAAGGACGACGAACAGCCCACGGGCTCGGGCGCCGGTCCTGACGAGACGGGGCCGGAGGAGAACACCTCCGGCCCCGTGCCGTCGGGCGGGCAGCCGGATGCCGAGGAGTTCACCATCGATGACATCCTGGGCGCCGATCAGACCCCCGAGGCCGCGGCCGAAGGGGCCGGCTCCGACAAGGAAGCGTCCCTGCTGATCGACCTCAAGCGCCTGCAGGCCGAGTACGCCAACTACCGTCGGCGCACCGAGGAGCAGCGCGAGCGCGAGATCGAGCGGGCGAAGGGCGAGGCCGTGAAGGGCCTGCTGCCCGTCATGGACGACCTCGACCGCGCCGCCAAGCACGGCGACCTCGTCGAGGGCAGCCCCCTCGCCGCGATCGGCGACAAGGTGCGCGCCGTGGCGGAGCGCCTCGGCGTGGTGTCGTACGGCGCCGTCGGCGACGTGTTCGACCCGCAGCAGCACGAGGCGATCTTCCAGGCCCCGACTCCGGGCGTGACCGAGACGACGATCCTCGAGGTCGTCGAGGTCGGCTACCGCCTCGGCTCGGTCGAGCTGCGACCCGCGAAGGTCGTCGTCGCCGTGCCGGCCGAATAG
- a CDS encoding DnaJ C-terminal domain-containing protein: MASQDWFDKDFYKVLGVDKSVSAADLKKTYRKLARQYHPDSNPGDAKAEATFKEISEAYSVLNDPEQREEYDQIRAMGSGARFSAPGAGAGGGFDDVFSRFGQGRGQPQGGFEDIFSMFDQQGGGGFGSGRFGQTTGGFRGFGGPQRGADVTARTTIDFVTAAKGETITLQGEDGVPFKVKIPAGVSDGQKIRLRGRGRPSPDGGENGDIVVTVAVRPHPVFTRDGLNLRVTVPVTFTEAALGATIEVPTLGGDPVRLRVAPGTPSGRVLRVKGRGIQSSKGSGDLLAEVQVAVPAHLDDAAREALERFHELEPKENPRADLMAKAR, encoded by the coding sequence ATGGCGAGTCAGGACTGGTTCGACAAGGACTTCTACAAGGTCCTCGGTGTCGACAAGAGCGTCAGTGCGGCCGATCTGAAGAAGACGTACCGCAAGCTCGCGCGTCAGTACCACCCCGACTCGAACCCGGGCGACGCCAAGGCGGAGGCCACGTTCAAGGAGATCAGCGAGGCCTACTCGGTGCTCAACGACCCCGAGCAGCGCGAGGAGTACGACCAGATCCGGGCCATGGGCTCGGGGGCGCGCTTCTCGGCTCCGGGGGCCGGTGCCGGTGGCGGGTTCGACGATGTCTTCAGCCGATTCGGGCAGGGGCGCGGTCAGCCCCAGGGCGGCTTCGAGGATATCTTCTCGATGTTCGACCAGCAGGGCGGCGGGGGCTTCGGATCCGGCCGGTTCGGTCAGACCACGGGCGGGTTCCGCGGCTTCGGCGGCCCCCAGCGGGGTGCCGACGTCACCGCCCGGACGACGATCGACTTCGTCACCGCGGCCAAGGGCGAGACCATCACCTTGCAGGGCGAAGACGGCGTGCCGTTCAAGGTGAAGATCCCGGCGGGCGTCTCCGACGGGCAGAAGATCCGTCTGCGCGGTCGCGGGCGGCCCTCGCCCGACGGCGGTGAGAACGGCGACATCGTCGTGACCGTCGCGGTCCGCCCGCACCCCGTGTTCACGCGTGACGGTCTCAACCTGCGCGTGACGGTCCCCGTCACCTTCACCGAGGCCGCCCTCGGCGCGACCATCGAGGTGCCCACGCTCGGCGGCGACCCGGTGCGACTGCGTGTCGCTCCCGGCACCCCGTCGGGACGGGTCCTGCGTGTCAAGGGGCGCGGCATCCAGTCGTCCAAGGGCTCCGGCGACCTGCTCGCCGAAGTCCAGGTCGCGGTGCCGGCGCACCTCGACGACGCCGCCCGCGAGGCCCTCGAGCGCTTCCACGAGCTCGAACCCAAAGAGAACCCCCGCGCCGACCTGATGGCCAAGGCGCGGTAA
- a CDS encoding Gfo/Idh/MocA family protein: MTSPTLNIAMIGHGFMGAAHSQAYRVAPRFFDLPVTPRMALLVGRRADAAAAAAERWGWDESGNEWRAAIERDDIDLIDIGTPGDSHAEIAIAALEAGKHVLCEKPLANTLAEAEAMAVAAERARARGIRSMVGFTYRRVPAIAFARRLVAQGALGQIREVRGQYLQDWLSDPGSPMTWRLDRASAGSGALGDIGAHVIDLASYVTGLSVRRVSGTVETFVSERPLAGGRGLGASAGADEGGTGRVTVDDAAWFTTRYDSGAIGAFEASRFATGRKNALRLEISGDRGALAFDFERQNELEVYDATQAADRQGFRRILTTEPEHPYAGAWWPTGHGLGYEHAFTHQIVDLVSDIAEERDPSPSFAEGLSVQRVLDAVEVSAAAESRWVDVAGA, encoded by the coding sequence ATGACCTCCCCCACCCTGAACATCGCCATGATCGGCCACGGCTTCATGGGCGCCGCGCATTCCCAGGCCTACCGGGTCGCCCCGAGGTTCTTCGACCTGCCCGTCACTCCGCGTATGGCGCTGCTCGTGGGCCGCCGCGCAGATGCGGCCGCCGCCGCGGCCGAGCGCTGGGGGTGGGACGAGTCGGGAAACGAATGGCGCGCGGCCATCGAACGCGACGACATCGACCTGATCGACATCGGCACCCCGGGCGACTCGCACGCCGAGATCGCGATCGCCGCCCTCGAGGCCGGCAAACACGTGCTGTGCGAGAAGCCCCTCGCCAACACCCTGGCCGAGGCCGAGGCGATGGCCGTGGCGGCCGAACGGGCCCGTGCCCGTGGCATCCGGTCGATGGTGGGGTTCACCTACCGCCGTGTTCCCGCGATCGCCTTCGCGCGTCGACTGGTCGCCCAGGGGGCTCTCGGGCAGATCCGCGAGGTGCGCGGGCAGTACCTGCAGGACTGGCTGAGCGACCCGGGAAGCCCCATGACCTGGCGGCTGGACCGCGCGTCGGCGGGATCGGGAGCACTCGGCGACATCGGCGCGCACGTGATCGACCTCGCCTCGTACGTCACCGGTCTGTCGGTGCGGCGGGTGTCGGGCACCGTTGAGACGTTCGTCAGCGAGCGACCTCTCGCCGGCGGCCGCGGACTCGGGGCGTCGGCCGGCGCCGACGAAGGCGGTACGGGCCGGGTGACGGTCGACGACGCCGCCTGGTTCACAACCCGCTACGACAGCGGCGCGATCGGGGCTTTCGAAGCCAGCCGCTTCGCCACCGGACGCAAGAACGCGCTGCGCCTGGAGATCTCGGGCGATCGGGGAGCCCTGGCATTCGACTTCGAACGGCAGAACGAACTCGAGGTCTACGACGCCACCCAGGCCGCCGATCGGCAGGGTTTCCGCCGCATCCTCACGACGGAACCCGAGCACCCGTACGCCGGTGCCTGGTGGCCCACCGGTCACGGTCTCGGCTACGAGCACGCCTTCACGCATCAGATCGTCGACCTCGTCTCCGACATCGCCGAAGAGCGCGACCCGTCGCCGTCGTTCGCCGAAGGGCTCTCCGTGCAACGGGTGCTCGACGCGGTCGAGGTCAGCGCGGCGGCGGAGTCGCGATGGGTCGACGTCGCGGGAGCCTGA
- a CDS encoding glycoside hydrolase family 127 protein codes for MTNPGPVAPRRTRLRPLGPDEVRLGDGTWGAWQRRTGAVTLRHGIRMLEREGALDNLRRLVGRSAAPFRGMVFQDSDVHKMLEAVAWELGRVDDPVLRAFFDETVSLLEGVQRDDGYLNSAFQRDDAPAPTWTDFAHGHELYCAGHLIQAGVAARRAMGDDRLLAVAVRLADHIAERFGGADSSAYPGHPEIEYALVELYRLTGDRRHLDTARAFIDRRGAGWLGPGMFGAAYLQDDAPVRETTTLRGHAVRALYLNAGATDVAIETGDDELLAVMRAQWDDLVARRMYLTGGTGSRHRDEAFGDAYELPPDRSYSETCAGIALMHWGWRMLLATGDSRYLEPVETALYNVVAAGIGDDGASFFYSNPLQLRGDHVAGQEEATARRLPWYACACCPPNLMRTFASIEALVAVAAPGELRIANYTRAHIDTDAPEARVVLDIDTAYPRDSRVRIVVHEMPSGVALLLRMPQWCRRADLRVDGVVRAFDARDGWVRIAGDVASGTVIELSLEMPVDVVAAHPRADAMRGTVAVRRGPVVYCLEQRDNTADIESCLIDPAVVIRPGAADGTALGPLLHANGASRDRDAAEPLYATWPRSARPLEAEELILRPYASWGNAAPGAMRVWIPLTAADDRAAPLDEGDRR; via the coding sequence ATGACGAATCCCGGCCCCGTCGCACCCCGGCGCACGCGCCTGCGCCCGCTCGGTCCCGACGAGGTGCGCCTGGGCGATGGCACATGGGGAGCATGGCAGCGCCGAACGGGAGCGGTGACGCTGAGGCACGGCATCCGGATGCTCGAGCGCGAGGGGGCGCTCGACAACCTCCGTCGCCTCGTGGGTCGCTCCGCGGCGCCATTTCGGGGGATGGTCTTCCAAGACAGCGACGTGCACAAGATGCTCGAAGCGGTCGCGTGGGAGCTGGGCCGGGTCGACGACCCGGTGCTGCGCGCCTTCTTCGACGAGACCGTCTCGCTGCTGGAAGGCGTGCAGCGCGACGACGGGTACCTGAACTCGGCGTTCCAGCGCGACGACGCCCCGGCACCGACGTGGACCGACTTCGCCCACGGCCACGAGCTGTACTGCGCGGGCCATCTGATCCAGGCCGGCGTCGCCGCCCGGCGCGCGATGGGCGACGACCGACTCCTCGCCGTGGCGGTGCGTCTGGCCGACCACATCGCTGAGCGCTTCGGCGGCGCGGACTCGTCCGCGTACCCCGGGCATCCTGAGATCGAGTACGCCCTCGTCGAGTTGTACCGCCTCACCGGCGATCGACGTCACCTCGACACCGCGCGCGCGTTCATCGACCGCCGCGGGGCCGGATGGCTCGGTCCGGGAATGTTCGGCGCCGCCTACCTGCAAGACGACGCGCCCGTGCGTGAGACGACGACACTGCGCGGGCACGCGGTGCGCGCGCTGTACCTGAACGCCGGGGCGACCGACGTCGCGATCGAGACCGGCGACGACGAGCTGCTCGCGGTCATGCGCGCGCAGTGGGACGACCTCGTCGCGCGCCGGATGTACCTGACCGGCGGCACCGGCTCGCGCCACCGCGACGAGGCGTTCGGCGATGCGTACGAGCTGCCGCCCGACCGTTCGTACTCCGAGACCTGCGCGGGGATCGCGCTGATGCATTGGGGATGGCGGATGCTGCTCGCCACCGGCGACTCGCGCTACCTCGAACCGGTCGAGACGGCGCTGTACAACGTCGTCGCCGCCGGGATCGGCGACGACGGCGCGAGCTTCTTCTACAGCAACCCCCTGCAGCTGCGCGGCGATCACGTCGCCGGCCAGGAAGAAGCCACCGCACGACGCCTGCCGTGGTACGCGTGCGCGTGCTGCCCACCGAACCTCATGCGCACCTTCGCCTCGATCGAGGCGCTCGTCGCCGTGGCCGCCCCGGGCGAACTGCGCATCGCGAACTACACCCGCGCGCACATCGACACCGACGCCCCCGAGGCCCGTGTCGTGCTCGACATCGACACCGCCTACCCGCGGGACTCCCGAGTGCGCATCGTCGTGCACGAGATGCCGAGCGGCGTCGCCCTGCTGCTGCGGATGCCGCAGTGGTGCCGCCGCGCCGACCTGCGCGTCGACGGCGTCGTTCGCGCCTTCGACGCCCGCGACGGATGGGTGCGGATCGCGGGAGACGTGGCATCCGGAACCGTGATCGAGCTCTCGCTCGAGATGCCCGTCGACGTCGTCGCCGCGCATCCGCGGGCCGACGCCATGCGGGGCACCGTGGCCGTGCGGCGCGGACCGGTCGTGTACTGCCTCGAACAGCGTGACAACACCGCCGATATCGAAAGCTGCCTGATCGATCCCGCCGTCGTCATCCGCCCTGGCGCCGCCGACGGAACCGCGCTCGGTCCCTTGTTGCACGCGAACGGGGCCTCACGGGATCGGGATGCGGCAGAGCCGCTCTACGCGACCTGGCCCCGATCCGCGCGCCCTCTCGAAGCCGAAGAACTGATCCTGCGCCCGTACGCGTCGTGGGGCAATGCCGCCCCGGGCGCGATGCGGGTGTGGATTCCTCTCACGGCCGCGGACGACCGTGCCGCACCCCTCGACGAAGGAGACCGACGATGA
- a CDS encoding Gfo/Idh/MocA family protein — protein MSGFRTLTTDRTVRLVQVGAGAMGRAWLEAIAEHAGAELVGLVDIDLAHAERVAADVGGDVVVGTDVVEVATRAGADAVIDVTVPQAHHAVNTAALLAGFPVLCEKPIAPSVAETLSLVAAAELSGELLMTSQSRRYYPELAAFRTAIDGIGGAGLLSVEFFKAPRFGGFRDAMAHPLLIDMAIHAFDVARYLIDSEPVRVDCRSWNPAWSWYAGDAAASATFEFAGGERFVYTGSWCSPGLETSWNGSWRASGPGGTALWDGDNAPTTADGEAVALDADGPREIRGALAEFLEVLRTGRVPSGEVHANVRSLAMVEAAVRSAEERVEVGLDRVLDDAYARALADETREDVRARLQSWGSAAALGGRA, from the coding sequence ATGAGCGGGTTCCGCACCCTGACGACCGATCGCACGGTGCGCCTCGTGCAGGTGGGGGCGGGAGCGATGGGGCGGGCCTGGCTCGAGGCCATCGCCGAGCACGCGGGTGCCGAACTGGTGGGGCTCGTCGACATCGATCTGGCCCACGCCGAACGCGTGGCTGCCGACGTCGGCGGCGACGTCGTGGTCGGCACAGATGTCGTCGAGGTCGCGACCCGCGCGGGCGCCGACGCGGTGATCGACGTCACGGTTCCGCAAGCGCATCACGCCGTGAACACCGCGGCACTGCTCGCGGGCTTCCCGGTGCTCTGCGAGAAGCCCATCGCCCCCAGCGTGGCCGAGACCCTCTCGCTCGTGGCGGCGGCGGAGCTCTCGGGCGAGTTGCTGATGACGAGCCAGTCGCGGCGGTACTATCCCGAGCTCGCGGCCTTCCGCACGGCGATCGACGGCATCGGAGGCGCCGGGCTGCTGAGCGTGGAGTTCTTCAAAGCGCCGCGTTTCGGCGGATTCCGGGATGCCATGGCCCACCCGCTTCTGATCGACATGGCCATCCACGCCTTCGACGTGGCGCGCTACCTCATCGACTCCGAGCCGGTGCGCGTGGACTGCCGCAGCTGGAACCCCGCGTGGAGCTGGTATGCGGGAGACGCGGCGGCCAGCGCGACGTTCGAGTTCGCCGGCGGCGAGCGATTCGTCTACACCGGCAGTTGGTGCAGCCCCGGGCTCGAGACGTCATGGAACGGCAGCTGGCGGGCCAGCGGCCCCGGCGGGACCGCCCTGTGGGACGGCGACAACGCGCCGACCACCGCAGACGGCGAGGCCGTGGCCCTCGACGCCGACGGTCCCCGCGAGATCCGCGGAGCGCTGGCGGAGTTCCTCGAGGTGCTGCGCACCGGACGCGTACCCTCGGGCGAGGTGCACGCGAACGTGCGGAGCCTGGCGATGGTCGAAGCCGCCGTGCGTTCCGCCGAGGAACGCGTGGAGGTCGGACTCGACCGCGTGCTCGACGATGCCTACGCGCGCGCTCTCGCCGACGAGACGCGCGAGGACGTGCGGGCACGCCTGCAGTCCTGGGGATCCGCCGCCGCCCTCGGGGGCCGCGCATGA
- a CDS encoding ThuA domain-containing protein, protein MSPTPDRPLRVVVWSENRHEQVDARVAEIYPDGLHGAIRSGIEDNLGERVEVTTALLDDPEHGLSEELLAQTDVLTWWGHAAHAEVSDEIVERVHRHVLDGMGLVVLHSGHWSKIFVKLMGTSCTLRWRSEHDRELVWTVDPTHPIAQGVPHPIEIPEQEMYGERFDVPAPDEIIFLSTFSGGEVFRSGITYRRGNGKIFYFSPGDQDYPVYHHRDVRRVIANGVEWAASVRPSRETPVLLRYDTGDFFTGHGYQGAMHNKDDEE, encoded by the coding sequence ATGTCCCCCACCCCCGACCGTCCCCTCCGCGTCGTCGTCTGGAGCGAGAACCGCCACGAGCAGGTCGACGCCCGCGTCGCCGAGATCTACCCCGACGGCCTGCACGGCGCCATCCGCTCCGGCATCGAAGACAACCTCGGCGAGCGCGTGGAGGTGACCACCGCTCTGCTCGACGATCCCGAGCACGGGCTGAGCGAAGAGCTGCTGGCGCAGACCGACGTGCTGACGTGGTGGGGCCACGCCGCGCACGCCGAGGTGTCCGACGAGATCGTCGAGCGCGTGCACCGACACGTCCTCGACGGGATGGGCCTGGTGGTGCTGCACTCGGGGCATTGGTCGAAGATCTTCGTCAAGCTCATGGGCACCTCGTGCACCCTGCGCTGGCGCAGCGAGCACGATCGCGAGCTCGTGTGGACCGTCGACCCCACCCACCCCATCGCCCAGGGTGTGCCGCACCCGATCGAGATCCCCGAGCAAGAGATGTACGGCGAGCGCTTCGACGTCCCCGCTCCCGACGAGATCATCTTCCTCAGCACCTTCAGCGGCGGCGAGGTGTTCCGCAGCGGCATCACCTACCGTCGCGGCAACGGCAAGATCTTCTACTTCAGCCCCGGCGACCAGGACTACCCCGTCTATCACCACCGCGACGTGCGGCGCGTCATCGCCAACGGCGTCGAGTGGGCGGCATCCGTCCGTCCCTCGCGCGAGACCCCGGTGCTGCTGCGTTACGACACCGGCGACTTCTTCACCGGTCATGGTTACCAGGGCGCCATGCACAACAAGGACGACGAGGAATGA